A stretch of Porites lutea chromosome 5, jaPorLute2.1, whole genome shotgun sequence DNA encodes these proteins:
- the LOC140936496 gene encoding protein O-mannosyl-transferase 1-like isoform X2, with translation MLSYFTGYDGQFTFADIGQELGDYEFHVWYLRFVSALLGSLVVPMVYEIIIELGCSHWAATLGAFLATFDNMLVVHSRLIMLDGLLVFFCTASFLCYLKFHKEFSRPFTYKWWIWLVLTGIAVMGAYSTKYTGIFTFLTVGFLTGRDLWKLIGDHSLPGRELTKHVISRTACLVIFPGILYLLQFYIMFAVLSKSGAHDDMMSSAFQASLQGGLAKVTHGQAEEVAYGSQVTLRNTFGKQCWLHSHEHTYPVKYPDGRGSSAQQQVTCYGFKDVNNWWIIKNPKTESLAIEYPPKPVHNGDIIQIVHGVTGRALNSHDVAAPLNPSNQEVSCYIDYNISMPAQNLWKLEIINPDSSNVWKTIHSQVRLIHVNTSQAVKISGMELPDWGFRQLEVCTDKSVKQTNTIWNVEEHQQNITYPEGEGPKDVEKETQQLERAFKPMPFLSKFWEMQLKMIEPKKELSNEHTFGSRPSWWPLMRRGVAYWIAKDNNAQIFCIGNPFVWWATTLSIPIYFGLLAFYLLRRRRKVHDISEGSWRQFVFVGEAVVLGYFLHFVTFFPVDRTLFIHHYLPALIFKVILLPVVLQHVHREIFKFKALQWMMYAGCILLVIIVLWGFHLFSPFTYGHVALPSAEINQRKWIKTWDMLSHPNT, from the exons ATAATTATAGAGCTTGGATGTTCTCATTGGGCTGCTACCCTTGGCGCCTTCTTAGCAACATTTG ATAACATGCTCGTGGTGCATAGCAGACTTATTATGTTGGATGGTCTTCTAGTGTTTTTTTGTACTGCATCATTCCTCTGCTACCTTAAGTTCCACAAAGAATTCAGTAG ACCCTTTACATATAAATGGTGGATATGGCTGGTTCTAACAGGCATTGCTGTAATGGGTGCCTACAG CACTAAATACACAGGGATATTTACTTTTCTAACTGTTGGATTTTTAACTGGCCGAGACTTGTGGAAACTTATTGGGGACCACTCACTTCCTGGT AGAGAGCTTACAAAACATGTTATAAGCAGAACTGCCTGCCTTGTTATTTTCCCTGGGATCCTCTACCTTCTTCAATTTTACATTATGTTTGCTGTATTATCAAAGAGTGGAGCCCATGATGATATGATGTCCAGTGCTTTCCAAGCCAGTCTTCAG GGAGGATTGGCAAAGGTCACACATGGTCAAGCAGAGG AGGTAGCATATGGTTCTCAAGTCACACTACGGAACACCTTTGGTAAGCAATGCTGGCTTCACTCTCATGAGCACACCTATCCCGTCAAGTATCCTGATGGTCGTGGTAGCTCTGCCCAGCAGCAAGTCACATGTTATGGCTTTAAGGATGTCAATAACTGGTGGATTATCAAAAACCCAAAAAC AGAATCCCTTGCTATAGAGTATCCACCAAAACCAGTCCACAATGGCGATATAATTCAGATTGTTCATGGGGTGACTGGTAGAGCTTTGAACAG tcATGATGTTGCTGCTCCTTTGAACCCGTCCAATCAGGAAGTTTCCTGCTACATTGACTACAACATCTCAATGCCTGCTCAGAACCTGTGGAAACTG GAGATAATTAACCCAGACAGTAGTAATGTTTGGAAGACTATTCACTCTCAAGTCCGACTCATTCATGTTAACACTTCTCAAGCTGTAAAG ATCTCAGGAATGGAATTACCAGACTGGGGGTTCCGTCAGCTTGAAGTATGCACCGACAAGTctgtcaaacaaacaaacactatCTGGAATGTTGAGGAGCATCAACAAAATATAACATACC CTGAGGGGGAAGGTCCAAAAGATGTTGAAAAGGAAACCCAGCAGTTAGAAAGGGCCTTCAAACCGATGccatttttatcaaaattttgGGAAATGCAG CTGAAAATGATAGAGCCTAAAAAGGAACTTTCTAACGAGCATACGTTTGGTTCTCGTCCTTCTTGGTGGCCTCTGATGAGAAGAGGAGTTGCTTATTGGATTGCTAAAGACAACAAT GCTCAAATATTCTGTATTGGTAATCCATTTGTTTGGTGGGCAACCACGCTGTCTATTCCTATCTACTTTGGCCTTTTAGCTTTCTATTTATTACGGAGAAGAAGGAAAGTGCATGATATATCGGAAG GTTCATGGCGGCAGTTTGTGTTCGTCGGCGAAGCAGTGGTTTTAGGATATTTTCTTCACTTCGTTACGTTTTTCCCTGTGGACAGAACGCTTTTCATACATCATTATCTTCCCGCTTTGATATTTAAAGTCATTCTCTTACCAGTGGTGTTACAGCATGTTCATCGTGAAATCTTCAA ATTTAAAGCACTTCAATGGATGATGTACGCAGGATGTATTTTGTTGGTTATTATTGTACTGTGGGGATTTCACCTATTCAGCCCTTTTACGTACGGCCACGTGGCTCTTCCTTCGGCGGAAATCAACCAACGGAAGTGGATTAAAACGTGGGACATGCTCTCTCATCCGAACACGTGA
- the LOC140936498 gene encoding uncharacterized protein isoform X1, whose protein sequence is MKTGLLFLVSVCMYAVAANTLRTNKTHREVVVNQLCQHSGANTLKEITTQLKKEFETLKKELNKLINQIKMNKTENRDGWIKLNTNLVCFGAKDNRFGKFLVPSSGKLASVKLVHVYGYVTCDTSKAYHWSYWGCNQHSRVKNHVDAVITTSSGSILLPSSQFITDALKWSLIPGYNSLSPELVLSAFSNPPSVTRGQELRLWYGEDLVNSHESDNGGTSCCDVYARLI, encoded by the exons ATGAAGACAGGCTTGTTGTTTCTCGTCAGCGTTTGCATGTATGCGGTCGCCGCAAACACTTTACGAACGAACAAAACCCATCGTGAAGTTGTAGTGAATCAACTTTGTCAGCATTCGGGTGCTAACACCCTCAAGGAAATCACTACGCAACtcaaaaaagaatttgaaacaTTGAAGAAGGAACTTAACAAACTGATAAATCAGATAAAGATGAACAAGACGGAAAACAGAG ACGGGTGGATAAAGCTGAATACAAACTTGGTGTGTTTTGGAGCCAAAGACAACCGGTTTGGCAAGTTCCTTGTTCCGTCCAGCGGCAAACTGGCATCAGTCAAACTGGTCCACGTGTATGGTTATGTGACGTGTGATACTAGCAAAGCTTACCATTGGTCTTATTGGGGATGCAACCAACACTCTAGAGTGAAAAACCATGTAGACGCTGTAATAACAACATCAAGCGGTAGCATTCTTTTGCCTTCGAGCCAGTTCATAACTGATGCACTGAAGTGGTCTTTGATTCCTGGTTACAACTCACTTTCTCCAGAGCTGGTTCTGTCTGCTTTCTCCAATCCTCCATCCGTGACTCGAGGACAGGAGCTTCGTTTGTGGTACGGCGAAGATTTGGTGAATAGCCATGAAAGCGACAATGGAGGAACATCGTGCTGTGATGTTTATGCTCGCCTGATATAA
- the LOC140936498 gene encoding uncharacterized protein isoform X2 — protein sequence MKTGLLFLVSVCMYAVAANTLRTNKTHREVVVNQLCQHSGANTLKEITTQLKKEFETLKKELTQQLIKMNKKDNGDGWIKLNTNLVCFGARDNRFGKFFVPSSGKLASVKLVHVYGYVACAGGATYQSYWGCGKHSSLKNHVDAVITTSGGSVLLPSSQFITDKTHKWSLIPGYNSLSQELVLSAFSNPPSVTRGQELRLWYGEDLANSSESDNGGTSCCDVYARLI from the exons ATGAAGACAGGCTTGTTGTTTCTCGTCAGCGTTTGCATGTATGCGGTCGCCGCAAACACTTTACGAACGAACAAAACCCATCGTGAAGTTGTAGTGAATCAACTTTGTCAGCATTCGGGTGCTAACACCCTCAAGGAAATCACTACGCAACtcaaaaaagaattt GAAACATTGAAGAAGGAACTTACCCAGCAACTGATAAAGATGAACAAGAAGGACAACGGAG ACGGGTGGATAAAGCTGAATACAAATTTGGTGTGTTTTGGAGCCAGAGACAACCGGTTTGGCAAGTTCTTTGTTCCGTCCAGCGGCAAACTGGCATCAGTCAAACTGGTCCACGTGTATGGTTATGTCGCTTGCGCTGGTGGAGCCACCTACCAGTCTTATTGGGGATGCGGCAAACACTCAAGCTTGAAAAACCATGTAGACGCTGTAATAACAACCTCGGGCGGTAGCGTTCTTTTGCCTTCGAGCCAGTTTATAACTGACAAGACACACAAGTGGTCTTTGATTCCTGGTTACAACTCACTTTCTCAAGAGCTCGTGCTGTCTGCTTTCTCCAATCCTCCATCCGTGACTCGAGGGCAGGAGCTTCGTTTGTGGTACGGCGAAGATTTGGCGAATAGCAGTGAAAGCGACAATGGAGGAACATCGTGCTGTGATGTTTATGCTCGCTTGATATAA
- the LOC140936498 gene encoding uncharacterized protein isoform X3, protein MNKKDNGGISKWNKSQLKKEFETLKKELTQQLIKMNKKDNGDGWIKLNTNLVCFGARDNRFGKFFVPSSGKLASVKLVHVYGYVACAGGATYQSYWGCGKHSSLKNHVDAVITTSGGSVLLPSSQFITDKTHKWSLIPGYNSLSQELVLSAFSNPPSVTRGQELRLWYGEDLANSSESDNGGTSCCDVYARLI, encoded by the exons ATGAACAAGAAGGACAACGGAGGTATATCGAAATGGAACAAATCGCAACtcaaaaaagaatttgaaacaTTGAAGAAGGAACTTACTCAGCAACTGATAAAGATGAACAAGAAGGACAACGGAG ACGGGTGGATAAAGCTGAATACAAATTTGGTGTGTTTTGGAGCCAGAGACAACCGGTTTGGCAAGTTCTTTGTTCCGTCCAGCGGCAAACTGGCATCAGTCAAACTGGTCCACGTGTATGGTTATGTCGCTTGCGCTGGTGGAGCCACCTACCAGTCTTATTGGGGATGCGGCAAACACTCAAGCTTGAAAAACCATGTAGACGCTGTAATAACAACCTCGGGCGGTAGCGTTCTTTTGCCTTCGAGCCAGTTTATAACTGACAAGACACACAAGTGGTCTTTGATTCCTGGTTACAACTCACTTTCTCAAGAGCTCGTGCTGTCTGCTTTCTCCAATCCTCCATCCGTGACTCGAGGGCAGGAGCTTCGTTTGTGGTACGGCGAAGATTTGGCGAATAGCAGTGAAAGCGACAATGGAGGAACATCGTGCTGTGATGTTTATGCTCGCTTGATATAA